A single region of the Malaclemys terrapin pileata isolate rMalTer1 chromosome 4, rMalTer1.hap1, whole genome shotgun sequence genome encodes:
- the TMEM80 gene encoding transmembrane protein 80 isoform X6 produces the protein MGGRTSSVLSSVPLQILFYLNGFYYIFYFLATLLMIIYKSQVFSYPDNYLALDLALLFIMATLEAIRLYLGTKGNLTEEEVPLGVSLVITVGSIMLSVYFLVWETYVLKADVIINAILLFTYGLEGLLQIIAIAAFVS, from the exons ATGGGTG GAAGAACTTCATCAGTT CTGTCGTCTGTTCCCTTACAGATCCTGTTCTATTTAAATGGATTTTATTACATCTTTTATTTCTTGGCAACGCTTCTAATGATTATTTATAAAA GTCAAGTTTTCAGTTATCCGGATAATTACTTGGCTCTCGATCTTGCGCTGCTGTTCATTATGGCCACTCTAGAAGCAATCCGATTATACTTGG GTACAAAGGGTAACCTGACAGAAGAAGAGGTTCCACTAGGGGTCAGTCTCGTGATTACTGTTGGCAGCATAATGTTGTCTGTCTACTTCCTGGTGTGGGAGACTTACGTGCTAAAAGCAGACGTCATTATTAATGCTATTCTTCTTTTTACATATGGGCTTGAGGGACTACTACAGATCATAGCCATTGCTGCATTTGTCAGCTAA
- the TMEM80 gene encoding transmembrane protein 80 isoform X5, producing the protein MAAVRRGRTSSVLSSVPLQILFYLNGFYYIFYFLATLLMIIYKSQVFSYPDNYLALDLALLFIMATLEAIRLYLGTKGNLTEEEVPLGVSLVITVGSIMLSVYFLVWETYVLKADVIINAILLFTYGLEGLLQIIAIAAFVS; encoded by the exons ATGGCTGCTGTTAGGAGAG GAAGAACTTCATCAGTT CTGTCGTCTGTTCCCTTACAGATCCTGTTCTATTTAAATGGATTTTATTACATCTTTTATTTCTTGGCAACGCTTCTAATGATTATTTATAAAA GTCAAGTTTTCAGTTATCCGGATAATTACTTGGCTCTCGATCTTGCGCTGCTGTTCATTATGGCCACTCTAGAAGCAATCCGATTATACTTGG GTACAAAGGGTAACCTGACAGAAGAAGAGGTTCCACTAGGGGTCAGTCTCGTGATTACTGTTGGCAGCATAATGTTGTCTGTCTACTTCCTGGTGTGGGAGACTTACGTGCTAAAAGCAGACGTCATTATTAATGCTATTCTTCTTTTTACATATGGGCTTGAGGGACTACTACAGATCATAGCCATTGCTGCATTTGTCAGCTAA
- the TMEM80 gene encoding transmembrane protein 80 isoform X2, which translates to MAAVRRALPWLRRRDNQLQPARGTGGDRGYYRGRQARVGSAGRTSSVLSSVPLQILFYLNGFYYIFYFLATLLMIIYKSQVFSYPDNYLALDLALLFIMATLEAIRLYLGTKGNLTEEEVPLGVSLVITVGSIMLSVYFLVWETYVLKADVIINAILLFTYGLEGLLQIIAIAAFVS; encoded by the exons ATGGCTGCTGTTAGGAGAG CGTTGCCATGGTTACGTCGCCGCGACAATCAACTCCAGCCGGCGCGTGGCACCGGAGGCGATCGGGGTTATTACCGCGGCCGGCAGGCTCGGGTGGGCAGCGCTG GAAGAACTTCATCAGTT CTGTCGTCTGTTCCCTTACAGATCCTGTTCTATTTAAATGGATTTTATTACATCTTTTATTTCTTGGCAACGCTTCTAATGATTATTTATAAAA GTCAAGTTTTCAGTTATCCGGATAATTACTTGGCTCTCGATCTTGCGCTGCTGTTCATTATGGCCACTCTAGAAGCAATCCGATTATACTTGG GTACAAAGGGTAACCTGACAGAAGAAGAGGTTCCACTAGGGGTCAGTCTCGTGATTACTGTTGGCAGCATAATGTTGTCTGTCTACTTCCTGGTGTGGGAGACTTACGTGCTAAAAGCAGACGTCATTATTAATGCTATTCTTCTTTTTACATATGGGCTTGAGGGACTACTACAGATCATAGCCATTGCTGCATTTGTCAGCTAA
- the TMEM80 gene encoding transmembrane protein 80 isoform X3 has translation MSEASQYLCDKGRTSSVLSSVPLQILFYLNGFYYIFYFLATLLMIIYKSQVFSYPDNYLALDLALLFIMATLEAIRLYLGTKGNLTEEEVPLGVSLVITVGSIMLSVYFLVWETYVLKADVIINAILLFTYGLEGLLQIIAIAAFVS, from the exons aTGAGTGAAGCCTCTCAATACCTTTGTGACAAAG GAAGAACTTCATCAGTT CTGTCGTCTGTTCCCTTACAGATCCTGTTCTATTTAAATGGATTTTATTACATCTTTTATTTCTTGGCAACGCTTCTAATGATTATTTATAAAA GTCAAGTTTTCAGTTATCCGGATAATTACTTGGCTCTCGATCTTGCGCTGCTGTTCATTATGGCCACTCTAGAAGCAATCCGATTATACTTGG GTACAAAGGGTAACCTGACAGAAGAAGAGGTTCCACTAGGGGTCAGTCTCGTGATTACTGTTGGCAGCATAATGTTGTCTGTCTACTTCCTGGTGTGGGAGACTTACGTGCTAAAAGCAGACGTCATTATTAATGCTATTCTTCTTTTTACATATGGGCTTGAGGGACTACTACAGATCATAGCCATTGCTGCATTTGTCAGCTAA
- the TMEM80 gene encoding transmembrane protein 80 isoform X1, with product MPGCWRTEGWRREEREGGRTWLLLGERCHGYVAATINSSRRVAPEAIGVITAAGRLGWAALILFYLNGFYYIFYFLATLLMIIYKSQVFSYPDNYLALDLALLFIMATLEAIRLYLGTKGNLTEEEVPLGVSLVITVGSIMLSVYFLVWETYVLKADVIINAILLFTYGLEGLLQIIAIAAFVS from the exons ATGCCGGGATGCTGGAGGACTGAGGGGTGgcgaagggaggagagagagggggggcgGACATGGCTGCTGTTAGGAGAG CGTTGCCATGGTTACGTCGCCGCGACAATCAACTCCAGCCGGCGCGTGGCACCGGAGGCGATCGGGGTTATTACCGCGGCCGGCAGGCTCGGGTGGGCAGCGCTG ATCCTGTTCTATTTAAATGGATTTTATTACATCTTTTATTTCTTGGCAACGCTTCTAATGATTATTTATAAAA GTCAAGTTTTCAGTTATCCGGATAATTACTTGGCTCTCGATCTTGCGCTGCTGTTCATTATGGCCACTCTAGAAGCAATCCGATTATACTTGG GTACAAAGGGTAACCTGACAGAAGAAGAGGTTCCACTAGGGGTCAGTCTCGTGATTACTGTTGGCAGCATAATGTTGTCTGTCTACTTCCTGGTGTGGGAGACTTACGTGCTAAAAGCAGACGTCATTATTAATGCTATTCTTCTTTTTACATATGGGCTTGAGGGACTACTACAGATCATAGCCATTGCTGCATTTGTCAGCTAA
- the TMEM80 gene encoding transmembrane protein 80 isoform X4: MGTTGPCNSLPMERDGGCLRVQWVILFYLNGFYYIFYFLATLLMIIYKSQVFSYPDNYLALDLALLFIMATLEAIRLYLGTKGNLTEEEVPLGVSLVITVGSIMLSVYFLVWETYVLKADVIINAILLFTYGLEGLLQIIAIAAFVS, from the exons atgggcaccacaggcccatgtAATTCGCTGCCTATGGAGAGAGATGGAGGGTGTCTAAGGGTACAATGGGTG ATCCTGTTCTATTTAAATGGATTTTATTACATCTTTTATTTCTTGGCAACGCTTCTAATGATTATTTATAAAA GTCAAGTTTTCAGTTATCCGGATAATTACTTGGCTCTCGATCTTGCGCTGCTGTTCATTATGGCCACTCTAGAAGCAATCCGATTATACTTGG GTACAAAGGGTAACCTGACAGAAGAAGAGGTTCCACTAGGGGTCAGTCTCGTGATTACTGTTGGCAGCATAATGTTGTCTGTCTACTTCCTGGTGTGGGAGACTTACGTGCTAAAAGCAGACGTCATTATTAATGCTATTCTTCTTTTTACATATGGGCTTGAGGGACTACTACAGATCATAGCCATTGCTGCATTTGTCAGCTAA